Proteins from a genomic interval of Gluconacetobacter diazotrophicus PA1 5:
- the flgG gene encoding flagellar basal-body rod protein FlgG codes for MPSLDIAATGMQAQTTNVDTISNNIANMTTTGYKRRRAEFQDLIYQDVRRVGTMSSDTGDLVPAGAQIGLGVRTAGIYRINEQGTLEQTSNALDMAIQGPGYFQVTLPSGEYAYTRDGTFSLSEDGTIVTADGYPLSPNITLPNNAENITVDQSGQVQYTISGQTQAQVAGQIQLGIFQNENGLAAMGQNLFTQTTSSGDAILGTPQAQGYGLIQQGFIEESSVNVVTEITDLITAQRAYEMNSKVITASDEMLQTLTNLK; via the coding sequence ATGCCGTCCCTTGATATTGCCGCCACGGGCATGCAGGCTCAGACGACGAACGTCGATACGATTTCCAACAATATCGCGAACATGACGACCACCGGCTACAAGCGTCGCCGGGCGGAATTCCAGGATCTCATCTATCAGGACGTCCGGCGCGTCGGGACCATGAGTTCCGACACGGGCGACCTGGTACCCGCGGGCGCGCAGATCGGCCTGGGTGTTCGCACCGCCGGAATCTACCGGATCAACGAACAGGGCACGCTGGAGCAGACCAGCAACGCGCTCGACATGGCCATCCAGGGGCCGGGCTATTTCCAGGTGACGCTGCCATCGGGCGAATATGCCTATACGCGTGACGGCACCTTCTCGCTGTCGGAAGACGGCACGATCGTCACCGCGGACGGATATCCGCTGAGCCCGAACATCACCCTGCCGAACAACGCCGAGAACATCACCGTCGATCAGAGCGGCCAGGTCCAGTACACGATATCCGGCCAGACGCAGGCTCAGGTCGCGGGCCAGATCCAGCTTGGGATCTTCCAGAACGAGAACGGGCTGGCCGCCATGGGCCAGAACCTGTTCACGCAGACGACGTCGTCGGGTGACGCGATCCTGGGCACCCCCCAGGCCCAGGGGTATGGCCTGATCCAGCAGGGATTCATCGAGGAATCGTCCGTCAACGTGGTCACCGAAATCACGGACCTGATCACGGCGCAGCGCGCCTATGAGATGAACAGCAAGGTCATCACCGCTTCGGACGAAATGCTTCAGACGCTGACGAACCTGAAATAA
- the flgK gene encoding flagellar hook-associated protein FlgK, whose translation MDLLSSLSTATSGLNGIEYQLGVLSNNVSNSSTTGYVSETAEVSSAVAGGVGVGIKIGTTQLSVNKALMAALYGQNAQVASLTATNNSLAAVSDIQGSTSADAGSTTTLADELGNVQSALTTLTSTPTNSASQSDVYSAAQSLTTTIQSLSSTYTAQRQDAENSVVSTVSSVNYDLTQIGQLSQQIMSLQASGGSTADVENQRLQVMSSLSSELSVTFSETSTGDMIVRTADGTELPTRPDQIGENDSTVTLPTSTWPLSTSGSTITPSSYYQAGDTNSTISGITLNGTDITAHLTGGTLGANITLRDSTYPTMQAQLDSFSSTLATRFSDAGLSLFTDGTGAVPATDPTAETPSGIVGLSSVISVDTSAPLTTDGDTSTITAVLSTAFGTASTDVSGSLEAPSSGLGPEGNLSTGYSGTQGLVALATSLTSAQGAVIGDATDDLTSATSVQTTLQTSVANVSGVNVDDQMSTVVALQNAYAANAKVVTAVQTMFTALLDAIQ comes from the coding sequence ATGGACCTGCTGTCATCGCTGTCAACGGCCACCAGCGGACTGAACGGGATCGAGTATCAGTTGGGCGTGCTGTCCAATAACGTCTCGAACTCGAGCACCACGGGATATGTCAGCGAGACGGCCGAGGTATCGTCGGCCGTGGCGGGTGGCGTCGGGGTCGGTATCAAGATCGGCACGACGCAACTGAGTGTGAACAAGGCCCTGATGGCCGCTCTTTACGGACAGAATGCGCAGGTGGCGTCGTTGACGGCGACGAACAACTCGCTGGCGGCGGTTTCAGACATCCAGGGATCGACATCGGCGGATGCGGGAAGCACGACCACGTTGGCCGACGAACTTGGCAATGTGCAAAGCGCCCTCACGACCCTGACCTCGACCCCCACGAACAGCGCGTCGCAATCGGACGTGTATTCCGCCGCGCAATCCCTGACCACCACCATCCAGTCGCTTTCCTCGACCTATACGGCCCAGCGCCAGGACGCGGAAAACAGCGTTGTCTCGACGGTATCCTCCGTCAATTACGACCTGACGCAGATCGGGCAGCTCTCGCAGCAGATCATGAGCCTGCAGGCCAGCGGAGGAAGCACCGCCGACGTCGAGAACCAGCGTCTGCAGGTGATGTCGAGCCTGTCGTCCGAACTTTCGGTCACGTTTTCCGAGACGTCGACCGGCGACATGATCGTCCGGACCGCCGATGGAACCGAGCTTCCGACCCGTCCCGACCAGATCGGGGAAAATGACAGCACGGTCACGCTGCCCACCAGCACATGGCCGCTTTCGACATCCGGCAGCACCATTACCCCATCGTCGTACTACCAGGCTGGAGATACTAACTCGACGATCTCCGGGATCACGCTGAACGGCACGGACATCACCGCGCATCTGACCGGTGGAACGCTCGGAGCGAACATCACGCTGCGCGACAGCACGTATCCGACGATGCAGGCCCAGCTGGACTCGTTTTCTTCCACGCTCGCGACCCGGTTTTCCGATGCCGGGCTTTCGCTGTTCACCGATGGTACGGGGGCTGTTCCGGCAACGGACCCGACGGCAGAGACGCCCAGCGGCATCGTCGGCCTGTCGTCGGTGATCAGCGTGGATACGTCCGCGCCGCTGACGACGGACGGCGATACGTCGACGATTACGGCGGTCCTCAGCACGGCTTTCGGAACCGCTTCGACGGATGTGAGCGGTTCGCTTGAAGCGCCGTCAAGCGGCCTTGGACCGGAGGGCAATCTGTCGACCGGATATTCGGGCACCCAGGGACTGGTGGCCCTTGCCACGTCCCTGACCTCGGCCCAGGGCGCGGTCATCGGCGACGCCACCGACGATCTGACGTCCGCTACCTCGGTGCAGACAACGTTGCAGACGTCTGTCGCCAACGTGTCCGGCGTAAACGTGGACGATCAGATGTCGACGGTCGTCGCGCTGCAGAACGCCTACGCGGCCAATGCGAAAGTGGTGACCGCGGTGCAGACGATGTTCACCGCGCTTCTCGACGCGATCCAATAG
- a CDS encoding chemotaxis protein CheD — MTTASTLATVVQGEVMISDDPSVVLGTLLGSCISICMYDPVARVGGMNHFLLPGGGEGHDGTAMRFGVNSMEMLVNGILKAGGNRTRLLCKAFGGAAVVPSLGRVGRENIRFALNYLSTEGITCVSQSLGGSQARRVRFWADQRQGAAEPGA; from the coding sequence GTGACGACAGCCTCCACGCTTGCGACAGTTGTACAGGGCGAAGTGATGATCTCGGACGATCCTTCGGTCGTCCTGGGCACGCTGCTTGGCTCCTGTATTTCGATCTGTATGTACGATCCGGTCGCGCGCGTTGGTGGCATGAACCATTTTCTGCTTCCGGGGGGCGGCGAAGGCCACGACGGTACGGCGATGCGGTTCGGCGTCAACTCGATGGAAATGCTTGTGAACGGGATTCTCAAGGCTGGCGGAAACCGGACGCGTCTCCTGTGCAAGGCGTTCGGAGGGGCTGCCGTCGTGCCTTCCCTGGGCCGGGTCGGGCGGGAGAATATTCGTTTCGCGCTGAACTATCTTTCGACCGAGGGAATAACCTGCGTTTCGCAGAGCCTCGGCGGCAGTCAGGCGCGGCGTGTACGGTTCTGGGCCGATCAGCGGCAGGGCGCAGCAGAGCCTGGTGCATGA
- a CDS encoding chemotaxis protein CheW, whose amino-acid sequence MTEEAGTEDAKIVKMIVFVVGEQEYCIPILSVREIRKFEKTTALPYAPAYVCGAINLRGVILTVIDLAVYLNVKPEADNPRRVVVIVESSNGIVCGILVDRVIDMADVNLGEIQAVSEEGSSLSGLVMIGDRIIGVLRLDTVVGELVGNAIPE is encoded by the coding sequence ATGACGGAAGAAGCAGGGACCGAAGACGCCAAAATCGTGAAGATGATCGTATTCGTCGTAGGGGAACAGGAATACTGCATACCGATCCTGAGTGTCCGCGAGATCCGGAAATTCGAAAAGACGACCGCGCTGCCCTATGCCCCGGCCTATGTATGCGGGGCCATCAACCTGCGGGGCGTCATCCTCACGGTGATCGACCTGGCGGTCTATCTGAACGTGAAGCCGGAGGCCGACAATCCGCGCCGGGTCGTGGTGATCGTCGAATCGAGCAACGGCATCGTGTGCGGGATTCTGGTCGATCGGGTCATCGACATGGCCGACGTCAATCTCGGCGAAATCCAGGCGGTGTCCGAGGAAGGCAGCAGCCTTAGCGGGCTGGTCATGATCGGCGACCGGATCATCGGCGTTCTTCGCCTGGATACTGTCGTGGGCGAGCTGGTGGGGAACGCGATTCCCGAATGA
- the flgF gene encoding flagellar basal-body rod protein FlgF, which translates to MENTTYIALSRVDVLSRALEVTANNLANANTDGFKASKELFSDYLVQQKDVHGLPGDKEEVYTQDRSTYQDRLQGALRQTGNLTDFAINGEGYFAVRTTQGVRLTRNGEFNRRADGTIVDGSGNPLIDRNGNNVVIPPRDHTLSVASDGTMSTETGRVATLDLVTVDNPNTLVPEGGYLLRPTTPTRNVANKEIRQGMLESSNVNAVSETTEMVEIQRDYDLTFQLIQTESTRQSNAIDKITADPTT; encoded by the coding sequence TTGGAAAACACGACCTACATCGCCCTGTCCCGCGTCGACGTGCTGTCCCGCGCGCTCGAAGTGACGGCCAACAACCTGGCCAACGCGAACACGGACGGTTTCAAGGCCTCGAAGGAGCTGTTCTCGGACTATCTCGTCCAGCAGAAGGACGTGCATGGGCTGCCGGGCGACAAGGAAGAGGTGTACACTCAGGACAGGTCGACCTATCAGGACCGTCTGCAGGGGGCGTTGCGGCAGACGGGCAACCTGACGGATTTCGCCATCAATGGCGAGGGCTATTTCGCCGTTCGCACCACGCAGGGGGTCCGGCTGACCCGCAATGGTGAATTCAACCGTCGCGCGGACGGGACGATCGTCGATGGTTCGGGAAACCCGCTGATCGACAGGAACGGCAACAACGTGGTCATCCCGCCGCGGGATCATACGCTGTCGGTGGCGTCGGACGGAACGATGTCGACTGAAACCGGACGGGTCGCCACGCTGGACCTTGTGACCGTCGACAACCCCAATACCCTGGTGCCGGAGGGCGGCTACCTCCTGCGGCCGACGACGCCGACCCGGAACGTGGCCAACAAGGAAATACGGCAGGGGATGCTGGAGTCGAGCAACGTGAACGCCGTTTCCGAAACGACGGAGATGGTCGAGATCCAGCGCGATTACGACCTGACCTTCCAGTTGATCCAGACGGAATCCACCCGCCAGTCCAACGCGATAGACAAGATCACGGCCGACCCGACCACATAG
- a CDS encoding protein-glutamate methylesterase/protein-glutamine glutaminase, producing the protein MEKPIRVLVVDDSRTIRALIKRSFGQNPDIVVCGEAANPIEARDLIIQDQPDVITLDVEMPGMNGLQFLEKIMRLRPIPVVMVSSLTARGADTAITALQMGAFDCFPKPSSVVGADAFAGLARLVIQAARSHPVARLPRRDPASPPRQHADWGHSIGLIAIGASTGGVEAIEEVLSGFPAQSPPIVICQHMPALFTASFANRLDQKIAALSIGEARDGEVLAPGVVRIAPGGDRHTVVERRDGRYVTRLVKSPPVSGHCPSVDVLFGSVARQAGNDALGIILTGMGQDGAEGLLAMRHAGAQTIAQDKASAVVYGMPRIAAEIGAASRIVPLCQISAAAMTVHTR; encoded by the coding sequence ATGGAGAAGCCGATCAGGGTTCTCGTTGTTGACGACTCGCGGACAATAAGGGCGCTTATCAAGAGGTCCTTCGGCCAGAACCCGGATATCGTCGTTTGTGGCGAAGCGGCGAACCCGATCGAGGCGCGGGACCTGATCATCCAGGATCAGCCGGACGTCATCACGCTCGATGTCGAGATGCCCGGCATGAACGGTCTCCAGTTCCTGGAGAAGATCATGCGACTGCGCCCGATTCCGGTCGTGATGGTATCCAGCCTGACCGCGCGGGGTGCCGACACGGCGATCACGGCCCTGCAGATGGGCGCGTTCGATTGTTTCCCGAAACCGTCCTCGGTCGTCGGCGCGGATGCTTTCGCCGGCCTGGCGCGGCTTGTCATCCAGGCCGCGCGTTCGCATCCCGTTGCCAGGCTTCCGCGTCGCGACCCGGCGTCCCCGCCGCGCCAGCATGCGGACTGGGGGCATTCGATCGGGCTGATCGCGATCGGGGCCTCGACCGGTGGAGTCGAGGCGATCGAGGAAGTGCTGTCAGGCTTTCCCGCCCAGAGCCCACCCATCGTCATCTGCCAGCATATGCCCGCGCTTTTCACGGCCAGCTTCGCCAACAGGCTGGACCAGAAGATCGCGGCCCTGTCCATAGGTGAGGCAAGGGATGGCGAGGTGCTGGCGCCCGGTGTCGTCAGGATCGCCCCGGGTGGGGACAGGCACACCGTGGTGGAACGGCGCGACGGCCGGTACGTGACGCGCCTGGTGAAATCACCGCCGGTCAGTGGCCACTGCCCCTCGGTGGATGTCCTGTTCGGCTCCGTTGCCAGGCAGGCCGGCAACGATGCCCTTGGCATTATCCTGACCGGCATGGGCCAGGATGGAGCCGAGGGCCTCCTTGCCATGCGGCATGCCGGGGCTCAGACGATTGCGCAGGACAAGGCGTCTGCGGTCGTTTATGGAATGCCTCGGATTGCAGCCGAGATCGGGGCGGCTTCCCGGATTGTCCCTCTTTGCCAGATCAGCGCCGCCGCCATGACCGTTCATACGCGTTGA
- a CDS encoding chemotaxis protein CheA, translating to MSGDIDMNGDMDDILQIFFQECDEQLQELERGLSALSDGESGHETINAVFRAVHSIKGGAASFGLENLVRFAHVFESSLDGLRSDRISPTPEIIKTFLKAMDVLSDLVAEARDGASVDHGRVAESQAELETLINGDGAPKKTEDVIPADFVPVPMDFVPVPVDFEPVAVDFSFDEEPAPAAPAASHLVVTFRPHDAMYERGDDARNILIGLADAASAYGGVGTGTCDVSALPAFASLDPEISYLSWRVVLPSEVTEESVRAVFDWVGDVCDLTVSRGDDQEPDQDEAALPAPDAVASDAGVPEAEDAAVLLPASSPPQDTPVHVAPAPEAPPATGGGGGAPVRRPEQASIRVDLHRIDDLMDLVGELVIAQAAIESLSRRDDSSAMRELVESVTSMQSLTRDIQDAVMAVRAQPVRSVFQRMQRVVREACSMTDKDVVLTLEGEDTEVDRTLVEKLTDPLTHMLRNAVDHGIEKTEDRLAAGKSATGHVLLSAAHRSGRILITIRDDGGGINRERVLATAISRGIVAPDAVLTDDEINNLLFAPGFSTAAKVSDLSGRGVGMDVVKQAILSLGGRITISSVRGEGTTFCLSLPLTLAVLDGMLVSAGDSMMVIPVSSVVETMMIDHQDVYTLPGGGNVISIRGSCMPLVPLGKELGLSSAGSDERSDEAVILVVENESGARAALIVDKIHDQTQVVIKSMEKNYRQIPGVSAATILGDGSVSLILDVPGLIASVIGRIDTKPPGARTGLAA from the coding sequence ATGAGTGGTGACATCGACATGAACGGCGACATGGACGACATCCTCCAGATTTTCTTTCAGGAGTGTGACGAACAGCTTCAGGAGCTTGAGCGCGGGCTGTCGGCACTTTCGGACGGCGAATCCGGGCACGAGACCATCAATGCCGTCTTTCGAGCCGTGCACTCCATCAAGGGGGGCGCGGCCTCATTCGGACTCGAAAACCTCGTGCGCTTCGCGCATGTATTCGAAAGCTCCCTGGACGGTCTGCGTTCCGACCGTATCTCGCCGACGCCCGAGATCATCAAGACCTTCCTCAAGGCGATGGACGTTCTCAGCGACCTGGTGGCCGAGGCCCGCGATGGGGCGTCCGTGGATCACGGACGTGTCGCCGAAAGCCAGGCGGAACTCGAGACCCTCATCAACGGCGATGGTGCGCCGAAAAAGACGGAAGATGTCATTCCGGCGGATTTCGTCCCGGTCCCGATGGATTTCGTCCCGGTTCCCGTGGATTTCGAGCCGGTGGCGGTGGATTTCAGTTTCGACGAGGAACCCGCGCCTGCCGCTCCCGCCGCTTCGCACCTCGTCGTCACGTTCCGCCCGCATGATGCCATGTACGAGCGCGGAGACGATGCCAGGAACATCCTGATCGGGCTTGCGGACGCGGCATCCGCCTATGGCGGAGTGGGAACGGGCACCTGCGATGTTTCGGCGCTTCCGGCCTTCGCGTCGCTGGACCCCGAAATCTCCTACCTGTCGTGGCGCGTCGTTCTTCCCTCCGAGGTAACGGAGGAGAGCGTCCGGGCCGTGTTCGACTGGGTCGGCGATGTGTGCGACCTCACGGTGTCCCGCGGTGACGACCAGGAACCGGATCAGGACGAGGCGGCGCTGCCCGCACCGGATGCCGTCGCATCGGATGCAGGGGTACCGGAGGCCGAGGACGCGGCGGTATTGCTGCCGGCGTCCAGCCCGCCCCAGGACACGCCTGTCCACGTGGCGCCGGCGCCCGAGGCACCCCCGGCCACCGGGGGCGGTGGCGGGGCGCCGGTCCGTCGGCCCGAGCAGGCATCCATCCGTGTCGATCTTCACCGGATCGACGACCTGATGGACCTTGTGGGTGAACTGGTCATCGCGCAGGCGGCGATCGAATCCCTGTCCCGACGGGACGATTCCTCGGCAATGCGGGAACTGGTGGAGAGTGTCACCAGCATGCAGTCCCTGACACGCGACATCCAGGACGCCGTCATGGCGGTCCGGGCGCAGCCGGTGCGCAGCGTGTTCCAGCGCATGCAGCGCGTGGTGCGCGAGGCGTGTTCGATGACCGACAAGGATGTCGTCCTGACGCTGGAGGGTGAAGACACCGAAGTCGACCGGACATTGGTCGAGAAGCTGACCGACCCGCTCACCCACATGCTGCGCAATGCGGTCGATCATGGCATCGAGAAGACGGAGGACCGCCTGGCAGCCGGCAAGTCCGCGACCGGCCACGTTCTTCTGTCCGCGGCGCACCGTTCCGGGCGCATCCTGATCACGATCAGGGATGACGGGGGCGGCATCAATCGCGAGCGTGTCCTCGCGACGGCGATCTCGCGCGGCATCGTCGCGCCGGACGCGGTCCTGACCGATGACGAGATCAACAATCTTCTCTTCGCGCCCGGCTTTTCGACAGCGGCAAAGGTGTCCGACCTGTCCGGGCGCGGCGTGGGCATGGATGTCGTCAAGCAGGCGATCCTCAGCCTTGGCGGCCGGATCACGATCAGCAGCGTGCGGGGCGAGGGAACCACGTTCTGCCTCAGCCTTCCTCTGACCCTGGCCGTGCTGGACGGCATGCTGGTCAGTGCCGGCGATTCCATGATGGTCATTCCGGTGTCATCCGTGGTGGAAACCATGATGATCGACCATCAGGACGTCTACACCCTGCCGGGGGGAGGGAACGTGATCTCGATCCGCGGCAGTTGCATGCCGCTGGTGCCGCTGGGTAAGGAACTGGGCCTGTCGTCGGCCGGGTCCGATGAACGGTCGGACGAGGCCGTCATCCTGGTCGTCGAAAACGAGTCGGGTGCCCGGGCGGCGCTGATCGTGGACAAGATCCACGACCAGACGCAGGTCGTCATCAAGAGCATGGAGAAGAATTACCGGCAGATCCCCGGCGTCTCGGCGGCGACCATTCTTGGCGACGGCAGCGTTTCCCTGATCCTCGACGTGCCGGGCCTGATCGCCTCCGTCATCGGGCGTATCGATACCAAGCCCCCGGGGGCCCGCACAGGGTTGGCGGCGTAA
- the flgA gene encoding flagellar basal body P-ring formation chaperone FlgA, with amino-acid sequence MMTFHVASVCAATLRSATVITSNTVRLSDLFADLEPGEDRVIGPAPAPGASIHVGGGQLIAIADQFGVDWIDQSPSALATITRAGRLLDKEFFVEFVRRSLSDGGTDPLSVDLVDFHPLMVAPDDPKPVTMSDVSWDQRSGRFSATIYRTHPTGDVTQDSFMLTGTVHAAQRVLVFARALSADTVLSSSDVRVDDAYVGRLSDGVMTDAGGIEGMTLMHNVVAGQPVLDRDLHRSVVMHKGNPILIAFTVPGIHLAATGRALEDGGDGQYVHALNVGSGMIVTGRVTSASEIQVDSRSTAVPSNSNALRLLTASARPNTRAESSFR; translated from the coding sequence ATGATGACATTTCACGTTGCTTCCGTATGCGCGGCGACATTGCGAAGCGCCACGGTCATCACATCGAACACGGTCAGGCTGTCGGATCTCTTTGCCGATCTGGAGCCGGGCGAGGACAGGGTCATCGGCCCGGCGCCTGCACCCGGCGCCAGCATCCATGTCGGCGGCGGCCAGTTGATCGCCATTGCCGACCAGTTCGGCGTGGACTGGATCGACCAGTCGCCGTCGGCACTGGCCACCATCACGCGGGCCGGCCGGCTTCTCGACAAGGAGTTCTTTGTCGAATTCGTGCGCAGGAGCCTGTCGGACGGCGGGACCGATCCTCTCTCGGTCGACCTGGTCGATTTCCATCCCCTGATGGTCGCGCCGGACGATCCAAAGCCGGTCACCATGTCGGACGTCAGTTGGGATCAGCGCAGCGGCCGGTTCTCCGCGACAATCTATCGCACGCATCCGACCGGCGACGTGACGCAGGATTCGTTCATGCTGACCGGGACCGTGCACGCTGCGCAAAGGGTGCTGGTGTTCGCGCGCGCGCTGTCCGCCGATACGGTACTTTCTTCCTCGGACGTGCGCGTGGACGACGCCTATGTCGGCCGCCTGTCGGATGGCGTGATGACGGATGCGGGCGGGATCGAGGGCATGACCCTCATGCACAATGTCGTCGCCGGCCAGCCGGTCCTGGACCGGGACCTGCACAGGTCGGTCGTGATGCATAAGGGCAATCCTATCCTGATCGCGTTCACCGTCCCCGGAATCCACCTGGCCGCAACCGGAAGGGCCCTGGAAGATGGCGGTGACGGCCAATATGTGCATGCGCTGAACGTCGGCAGCGGCATGATCGTGACCGGCCGCGTGACCAGCGCATCGGAAATCCAGGTCGATTCCAGATCGACGGCCGTGCCTTCGAATTCGAACGCCCTGCGGCTTCTGACCGCGTCCGCCCGCCCGAACACGCGGGCGGAGTCTTCGTTCCGGTAA
- a CDS encoding response regulator yields MPAASQIRSLIVDDQSSIRQVLANSLAQLGFTNIAQRKDGKEAVEYLDQNQTHLVISDFNMPVMDGLALLRAVRGNPKTQKVAFIILTSEASKDLVQEAVKAGVNNFLAKPYTVAKLREVLEKVFGPIT; encoded by the coding sequence ATGCCAGCCGCTTCACAGATCAGGTCACTCATCGTCGACGACCAGTCCTCTATCCGCCAGGTTCTGGCCAACAGCCTGGCTCAGCTCGGTTTTACCAATATCGCGCAGAGAAAGGATGGCAAGGAAGCTGTCGAATATCTGGACCAGAACCAGACCCATCTGGTGATTTCGGACTTCAACATGCCCGTCATGGACGGCCTGGCTCTACTGCGTGCTGTCCGAGGCAATCCGAAGACCCAGAAAGTCGCCTTCATCATCCTGACCAGCGAGGCCAGCAAGGACCTTGTTCAAGAGGCCGTCAAGGCCGGCGTGAACAACTTCCTCGCCAAGCCGTATACCGTGGCGAAGCTGCGGGAGGTTCTGGAAAAGGTGTTCGGACCTATAACGTGA
- the flgH gene encoding flagellar basal body L-ring protein FlgH, producing MRWDLSVTQYYLAGAAMAGLLFLTGCAGLSDLSENGHPPRMTTTSDPTQSPDYRPVTMPMPPLQAPPTEVGSLWRPGSRSFFKDQRASQVGDLITIIVQVADNANIVNNTSAAGSGSEDFGIPSIFGLKGKVASHLSSSSALNTSSATANTATGRITRTEAVGLTLGGTITQVLPNGNFVVVARQEVRVNGELRQLMVSGVVRPQDITEDNTVTHDRIAEARISYGGRGQLTKLQTPRYGQQILDNVLPF from the coding sequence ATGCGTTGGGACCTTTCAGTGACGCAATATTACCTAGCGGGCGCGGCCATGGCAGGCCTGCTGTTCCTGACCGGATGTGCCGGCCTGTCGGATCTCAGCGAGAACGGCCATCCGCCGCGCATGACCACGACATCGGACCCGACGCAGAGTCCCGATTACCGGCCGGTCACGATGCCGATGCCGCCGCTCCAGGCGCCGCCTACGGAAGTCGGTAGTCTGTGGCGACCGGGAAGCCGATCCTTCTTCAAGGACCAGCGGGCATCGCAGGTTGGCGACCTTATCACGATCATCGTGCAGGTGGCCGACAACGCCAACATCGTCAACAATACGTCGGCTGCCGGCAGCGGGTCCGAAGATTTCGGCATTCCCAGCATCTTCGGCCTCAAGGGCAAGGTGGCGTCACACCTTTCCAGTTCGAGCGCCCTCAACACGAGCAGCGCCACCGCCAACACGGCAACAGGCAGGATCACCAGGACCGAGGCAGTCGGCCTCACCCTGGGCGGGACGATCACGCAGGTCTTGCCGAACGGCAATTTCGTCGTGGTGGCCCGCCAGGAAGTCAGGGTCAACGGCGAATTGCGGCAGCTTATGGTCAGCGGCGTCGTCCGGCCCCAGGACATCACGGAAGATAACACGGTGACCCATGACAGGATCGCCGAGGCCCGGATTTCATATGGCGGACGCGGTCAGTTGACCAAGCTCCAGACGCCGCGATACGGGCAGCAGATCCTGGATAACGTTCTTCCGTTCTGA
- a CDS encoding CheR family methyltransferase: MTSAGGPDYTDADFQTVQRIAQKEAGICLPDSKKTLVYSRVSRRVRELGLASFRTYLDFVQAPEGQDELEKFICVLTTNVTSFFREKNHFTHLKEFVVPRLAAKARAGGRGRLWSAACSTGQEPWSIAMSVMAAFPEASSHDVRILATDINSDVVAQAATGIYPEAEVEAIPAGKRAQFMEPCGGGDFRFTGGICRLPAFRVLNLNADWPIKGSFSAIFCRNVVIYFDEATRERLWRRLADRLEEGGFLYVGHSERVASKSECGLEQVAPTIYRKGH, encoded by the coding sequence ATGACGTCAGCCGGCGGTCCCGATTACACGGATGCCGATTTCCAGACCGTGCAGCGGATCGCGCAGAAGGAAGCCGGAATATGCCTTCCGGATTCCAAGAAAACGCTGGTGTATTCGCGCGTGTCCCGCAGGGTGCGCGAACTTGGGCTGGCGTCGTTCCGCACGTATCTGGATTTCGTACAGGCCCCCGAAGGGCAGGACGAACTGGAAAAATTCATCTGCGTCCTGACGACCAACGTCACCAGCTTCTTTCGCGAGAAGAACCACTTCACCCACCTGAAGGAATTCGTCGTGCCGCGACTGGCGGCGAAGGCCCGTGCGGGAGGGCGTGGGCGATTGTGGTCGGCGGCCTGTTCGACGGGGCAGGAGCCGTGGAGCATCGCCATGTCCGTCATGGCGGCGTTTCCCGAAGCGTCCTCGCACGACGTGCGTATCCTTGCGACGGACATCAATTCCGACGTCGTGGCGCAGGCCGCGACCGGCATCTACCCGGAAGCGGAAGTCGAAGCCATTCCGGCGGGCAAGCGGGCCCAGTTCATGGAGCCATGCGGCGGCGGCGACTTCCGCTTCACCGGCGGTATCTGTCGGCTGCCGGCGTTCCGCGTCCTCAACCTGAATGCCGACTGGCCGATAAAGGGAAGTTTTTCCGCCATCTTCTGCCGCAACGTCGTCATCTATTTCGATGAGGCCACAAGGGAACGTCTGTGGCGCCGCCTCGCCGACCGGCTCGAAGAGGGCGGCTTCCTCTATGTCGGCCATTCCGAGAGGGTGGCGTCCAAAAGCGAGTGTGGCCTGGAGCAGGTTGCACCGACGATCTACAGGAAGGGTCACTGA